CAGATGGAAGGAGTTGTATCCTTACATCACTCAGTTTGTGCTTCTTGAGTCAAACTCAACATTTACTGGTTTGCCTAAACTCCACAATTTCGCACTTAATAGGGACCAATTTAAGTTCATTGAGCCTCGCTTGGCATATGGAAACGTTGCCGGAAGAGATAAAAAAGGTGAAAATCCATTTGTTGAAGAGGCATATCAGAGAGTAGCATTGGACCAACTTCTGAAACTTGCTGGTATTGAGGATGATGATTTGCTCATTATGTCCGACGTAGATGAGATTCCTAGCGCTCGTACTATTAATCTTTTGAGGTGGTGCGATGACATTCCTCATGTCCTTCACCTTCATCTGAAGAATTACCTGTACTCATTTGAATTTCAGATTAAGCACAGAAGCTGGAGAGCTTCAGTCCACAGGTATCAGAGTGGTAAGACTAGATATGCACACTATCGTCAGAGTGATTACATTTTGGCGGATGCAGGTTGGCATTGTAGCTTTTGTTTCCGCCACATTAGTGATTTTATATTCAAGATGAAAGCTTACAGCCACAGTGATAGAGTGAGGTTTTCACATTATCTGAACCCTACAAGGATTCAGGATGTCATTTGTAAAGGAGCTGATTTATATGACATGCTTCCTGAGGAGTACACGTTCAAGGATATTATCGGCAACATGGGGCCTATCCCCCATTCGTACTCAGCAATTGATCTTCCTTCTTATCTGTTTGAAAATCCAGACAAGTACAAATATCTTTTGCCCGGGAACTGCAAAAGAGAAAATGGCTAGGTCTTACGACAGTTGGCAACGTCTTCTCAACAAAGGAGGTGCTCAGGGGCAGGTTTTTGGTTGCACCTTGAGGGGCTCTATTGCTTTAATCGGATAAGTGGTAACTGTGGTGTAGCAGTATTAAATACGGTTATACCTTGTGTGCAGAAATGTTGAGGTAATCCTGGGAGGGATTTTTTTGTGAGAGAGCGGTAAATTCATTTGCCATAGTGAAGATTCAATTTAGGGGAGGAGGACATGAAGCGTTTGGGTAAATTCATTATTGTTTCCATCTGTATTGCATTACCCTGAGATTATACAACTTTTTTGAATGATAATAGTCAgacatttttttgttaatgGATTTTATGTTCTTTCTCTTCTCTTGAAGAGTAATTTAATTCTCATATTTACTATAAATGGcggttttcttgaatttcatTGATATGATCTTGACCACCTGATTCGTTTTTCTTTTGGTTGTAGCAATATACATTGCTTGCGGGTGGTGTACTACTATCTTCTTTTACTGCTACAACATACTTGAATAGCTACTATGTTATTTATGAGAAGTTAAAGTTGTTTTGGAATCAGATATTGCAACTTCTGTGATTTTAATACCTAGTAATAGGGGAGATATGAAGAGAAGTTGTGAAACTGTTGAATGATCCGTTTCCCATCTTGTTAGAGCTAGTCTTGGGAGAAGAAAATACGTCGTCGATCTGTTTTGGAGAATGATAATGCATTTGTGTTGTGTTTGTTGTTTGTAGTCCATAAGGGAGTTGCATTGATCATTGTAATGCCTTCTTTAGGTGTTGTTTGCCTACTAGACTGAGTCTAATGTTTAGGGTATTCAAGGCAAGCATATTGCTCTTTCTCTAATTATTGGCCTGGTGATGCAATTTGAACAGTCTCGGGAGCACAAGTTAGAAGTAGAGACGGATCCAGGTTTTTCACATAATATCGATATTCTGTGATTACCAAAGTTTAGTTGTCACATATGTTCTCTCTATCGTTGGTTCAAATTGAGGTTTGATGCTTCTATGATTTACAAATATAATGCATAAATTTGTAGCATTTTCTGTCCTAGTTCTCATGAATCAGGTGAACATGGGAAATCTTTGGAGTCACTTAGATTTAATATgagaattttgtttttttatttacaacTAAATGTTTTTGTGTTGTATGGATATACCACTATTTGATGCTATATAAATTATGAcatatgtgtgtatgtgtgaattgttgttttcttttgcttttgtATTTCTGTGCATTGTAATCAACAGAAATCACTCTCTTTGCTGGGACAGTGAATGCAAAACTGGATGCACCATAATATATCACACTTGACATTTCTGATTTCACACACAGTAAACTCATTCTCTGATTTCTGGGGATATAGTATAATTTATTCtacaattaacataaattatattttaaaaaatcatacgtaagaaaattaattcataccgctaacttttatata
This portion of the Solanum pennellii chromosome 12, SPENNV200 genome encodes:
- the LOC107005700 gene encoding uncharacterized protein LOC107005700 isoform X2; this translates as MMSDGYYYTSKKSDDICPDVCGQDSPTTLSMSRLRCMLRGLDLKALIFLVVFVPMFIVGAYLHGQKITYFLRPLWQSPPKPFIEITHYYHENVPMEDICKLHGWGIREYPRRVFDAVLFSNEVDMLKIRWKELYPYITQFVLLESNSTFTGLPKLHNFALNRDQFKFIEPRLAYGNVAGRDKKGENPFVEEAYQRVALDQLLKLAGIEDDDLLIMSDVDEIPSARTINLLRWCDDIPHVLHLHLKNYLYSFEFQIKHRSWRASVHRYQSGKTRYAHYRQSDYILADAGWHCSFCFRHISDFIFKMKAYSHSDRVRFSHYLNPTRIQDVICKGADLYDMLPEEYTFKDIIGNMGPIPHSYSAIDLPSYLFENPDKYKYLLPGNCKRENG
- the LOC107005700 gene encoding uncharacterized protein LOC107005700 isoform X1, producing MMSDGYYYTSKKSDDICPDVCGQQDSPTTLSMSRLRCMLRGLDLKALIFLVVFVPMFIVGAYLHGQKITYFLRPLWQSPPKPFIEITHYYHENVPMEDICKLHGWGIREYPRRVFDAVLFSNEVDMLKIRWKELYPYITQFVLLESNSTFTGLPKLHNFALNRDQFKFIEPRLAYGNVAGRDKKGENPFVEEAYQRVALDQLLKLAGIEDDDLLIMSDVDEIPSARTINLLRWCDDIPHVLHLHLKNYLYSFEFQIKHRSWRASVHRYQSGKTRYAHYRQSDYILADAGWHCSFCFRHISDFIFKMKAYSHSDRVRFSHYLNPTRIQDVICKGADLYDMLPEEYTFKDIIGNMGPIPHSYSAIDLPSYLFENPDKYKYLLPGNCKRENG